CGGCGGCTCGTCGAGGAGTTGGGGGTCGAACCCGGACCCGAGCTGACCGGTGCCTATCGCGCCGCGCTGCGTACCCGGGACCAGGGCACGCCAGCTCCGGCCCAGCCGGCCGGGCGGCCGCAGGCGGAACCGGTCCGAAAGTCCGGCCCCGCGCAGCTTCCCGCGGACGTGTCCGGCTTCATCGGACGCTCGGCCGAGGTGTCCATGTTGGACCGGCTGCTGCTGCGGCCGCCGGAGGAGGGCTCCGCGGAACCGTCCGCGGTACCGACGGTCGTGCTGTCCGGCACCGCCGGGGTGGGGAAGACCGCCCTCGCGCTGCGCTGGGGCCACCGCGCCCGACACCGGTTCCCCGACGGGCAGCTCTACGTGAACCTCCGTGGCTACGACATCGCCCAGCCGATGCCACCACGGGAGGCACTGGCCGGGTTCGTCCGCGCCCTGGGTGTGCCCGGCAGCGAGGTCCCGTTCGACCTCGACGAGTGCGCCGCGCGGTACCGCAGCCAACTGGACGGCCGGCGGATGCTGATCGTCCTGGACAACGCGGCATCGGTGGAGCAGGTACGCCCACTGCTTCCGGGCAGCGCCTCCTGTGCCGTACTGGTCACCAGCCGGGACACCCTCGCCGGCCTGGTCGCCCGGGACGGCGCGGACCGGATCGGACTCGACCTGCTCTCCACCGCCGACTCCGTCGAACTGCTCTGGCGGACTCTCGGTGAACGGGTCGCCCGGGAGTCCGAGGCTGCCGCCGCACTCGCCGGTCGCTGCGCGCGGCTGCCGCTGGCCCTGCGGGTCGCCGCCGAACTCATCCTCACCCGGCCGAGCGCGCCGCTGGCCGTACTGGTCCGGGAACTGGCCGACGAGCAGGGTCGGCTCCACCTGCTCGACGCCGGTGGCGATCCACGGACCGGAGTCCGGGCGGTGCTGTCCTGGTCGTACCGGCAACTGGCGCCGGCCACCGCGCGGGCCTTCCGGATGCTGGGCCTGCACCCGGGGCCGGACATCGACCGGTACGCGGCAGCCGCCTTCCTCGGCACCGAACCCGAGCCGGCCCGACAACTGCTCGACACGCTCGCCCGGGCACACCTCGTGCAGCCCGAGGGCGATCAGCGGTACGCCTTCCACGACCTGCTCCGCGCGTACGCGGCCGAACGCTCGGCGGCCGACGAGTCACCGGCCGAGGCCGATGCCGCCCTGGACCGCCTGTTCGACTACGAACTCTTCGCCGTGGCGGCGGCGATGGACATGTTGTACCCGGCGGAGCGGCACCGCCGCCCACAGGTCGGTACGCCGTCGGTGACCCCGGCACCGATCACGGATCCGCAGGCCGCCCGGGAGTGGCTGGACGCCGAACGGGCGACCCTGGTCGCGACGGCGGTCCGGGCAGCCGAACGCGGCCGGCCCTCGCACGCCATCCGGATGACCCTGACGATGCTGCGGTACCTGGAGAGCGGCGGCTACTTCGCCGAGGCCGAACGGATGCACGAGCACGCCCTGGACGCGGCGCGGAACACCGGTGACCGGATCACCGAGGCGCACCTGTTGACCGGGCTCGCCGTGATGTGCGCCCAGCAGGGCCGCTACGCCCCCGCGATCGAGCGCCTGCGCCGGGCGGTCCTGCTCTGCCGCGAGTACGGCGACAGCGCGGGTGAGGCCCGGGCGCTGGGCAACCTCGGCCACGTCCACCAGCGCCAGGGCCGGTACGCGGAGGCCGCTGTGGCGCTGCGGGACGCCCTGCTGCTGTGCCGGCGGGTCGGTGACCGGGCCGGCGAGACCCGGGCGGCGGGCAACCTCGGCCATGTGCTGCTGCGGCAGGGCGGCTACCGCGAGGCGGCGGTCCATCTGCGGAGCTCCGCGATCCTGTGCCAACGGATCGGGGACACCACCGGAGAGGCGTACGCGCTGGCCAGCCTCGGTGAGCTGCACGTGCGCGTCGGACGGCTGCCGAGGGCCGCCAGCCGGTACCAGCGGTCACTGGCGCTGTTCGAGGCGGTCGGGGACCGGGCCGGGGAGGCGCACGCCCTGGACGGTCTCGGTCGGGTCCGGCTCCGGCAGGACGACCACGCCGCCGCGCTGATCGCCATCGAGCAGGCGCTCACCCTGCTGCGCCGGGTCGGTGAACGGGCCGGCGAGGCGTCGTCGACCAACAGCCTCGGTGAGTTGCTGTACCGCCTCGGCCAGCCCGTACGGGCGCGGTCGGAGCACTCCACCGCGCTCACCCTGGCCAGCGAGATCGGGGACCCGTACGAGCAGGCCCGGGCGCACGCCGGACTGGCTCGGGCGTACCGGGCGACCGGTGACCTCGAAGGTGCCGCGACGCACTGCAACTCGGCGAACGCGCTGTACCTGATGCTCGGGGTGCCCGAGGCGACCGAGTGCCGCGAGGAGCTGGCCATCCTCGACCGTCAGGCCTGAGCGGCCCGACCCCCGGTCCGGTCCCGCCCCGGACCACGTCCCTCAGTGCGACGTTCCCAGTTGTCCGCGCCACTGGCGCAGGGCGGCGACCAGTTCGGCCGGCGCGCCCGCCTGACCCAGACGCCGGGTCTGATCCTCGACGTAGCGCCGATAGAGGTGCACGAGACCCGCGGCCAGCAGCGGCGCGGCCTGGGCCGGGTCCAGCGGCTGTCCTGCCCGGACCTGGGCGGCCAGCCGGACCAGCGGGGTCGCGATGGCCTGCGGCTGGGCCAGGTACCACGCGATGGCCTCGTCGTTGGTGGCGGCACGTCCCATGGTCATCGTGTTGGAGTAGAGAAACCGGACCGGGAACAGTACGGCCTTGGTGAACCAGACGGGGTCCGCCAGGAGCCGGCGAGGTCGGTGGAGTTCGGCGGTCACCTCGTCGGTCGCCAGGACCTTGACGGCGAACTCGGCGCTGTCGACGAGCAGCTCGTCGGCGGTCGGGACGGCGACCTGCGGGGCCACCTCGGAGCCGAGCAGCAGGACCCCCTGCTCGGCCAGGTCGAGACGGTCGATGACGGGGAACCGCCCGTCGTGGTGGCCCCGGCGCAGCGCGGGCAGGGAGGCCCAGAACACGGAGAGCTTGCGGTGCAACGCACCACGCTGGCCCAGGGTCTGGCAGGTCTGCGCGACGGTCTCGGTGTCGCCGCCGCGGGTCTCGGTGATGACGACGGCCAGGTCGATGTCGCTGACCGCAGGGGCGTAGCCGCCGTGCGCGAGGCTGCCCAGGGCGTAGGCGGCGAGAAAGCGGTCGGCGAACACCTTCTGGAAGTCGTGGGCGCAGTCCAGCGCGACTGCCCGCGCCGCAGCCGCCGGGCCGTGCCCATCGACCGTACTCACGCGGCGGTGTCGCGCAGGGCGCACTCGGCGATGCGGTCGGAGACGACGGTGATGACCTGCCAGGCGCGATCCAGTACGACCAGCACGTCGTCCACGGCCCAGTCGGTGCGCTGCCGCAGGATCTGGTACCCCATGTCGAGGTGCTCGACGTCGGCCTCGTCGTGCAGGTCGAAGTACGGGTCGTCGGGGAAGGCCCGCACGCCGGCCTTGCTGAGCGAGAGGCTGCCGGCCTCCAGGGCCAGGTGCGCGAGCACCACGCGCTGCACCCCCGGAAGCGTGGCGAACTGGTCGACGAACCAGGACGCGCCCGCTTCGATGACGGGATCCCAGACCTCTCGCTGGTCCTCCGCCCGGCTCCGGGCCAGGATGGCGTCGTGGCCGATCTCCTCCTGCTGGTGTTCCAGGGCGAGCTTTCGTAGGGCCGGGTCGGCCTCGTAGATGACCCGGGCGCTGATCATGCGCTGGAAGGCGTTCGACCACGGCTGGAGGTACGTCAGGACCGCCTTCTTCGTGGTGTCCGGGGTTGCCTCGTCCGACAGCAGACGGATGAGGCGGGACGACTCGTACTGCTCTTGCCGCGCGGTGTTGTAGTCGGCGACGCGTTGCAGGGCCGGGTGGCTCACGGTGGGCTCCTTAGCTACGAGCACGCCGGGTCGGGACGCGACCGGCGTGGGGGCTGACTGGTCGTAGACGGGGAAACGGAAGTAGGTGGTGATGTCGTCGTGGCGTCGCGCGGCCCGGTGGCTGACGAGTTCGAGTACGCCCCGACTGCCCGCCAGCGCGGTGGCGACGGCCTGCAACGGCCGAGGGTCCACGCCCTGACTGCGCAGCAGGTTCGCGGCGCGGTCCACCGCTTCCGCGTTGCCGGACGCCAGACTCGACATCCGCAGGTACGTCGTGGACTCGGCGGCCCGGCCCAGGCCGGATCGGAACGCCAGACAGGTCAGCGCCTCCGCACCGGCATCGGCCCGCGCGCCGGCGAGCGTCCGGTACGCGGCCAGCGCGCCGTCGGTGTCGTGGTCCAGCGCCACCGACGCCATCCGGTTCAGCTCGTCGATGTCGGCCCCGTGGTTCCGATAGTAGATCTTGGCGCGGGACTCCTGCGTGTCAGCGAGGTCGAGGCCGAGGAACTCGATCTCCCGTCGGCCGGCCTGGCCGTCTTCCTCCACCCGCCGGTGGGCGTCCTCCCACGCCTGCGCCATACCCAGTCGTTCCATTGCCCGAGTCAGCGCGGAAAAGCGCTGCTCGACCGGCCAGGAGTACAAACCGAAATACGCTTTGTAGACCACTCGCCCGGGTGGACGCCACGCCATCGAGTACCACAGAGGCGCCGTCGCGAAGACCTCCCTGACCTGACCGAACCGACGTGAGTCCGCAGTCAG
The nucleotide sequence above comes from Plantactinospora soyae. Encoded proteins:
- a CDS encoding AfsR/SARP family transcriptional regulator — protein: MTVAREDLSGAPSGAVGGDGGDAVRVEILGSVRAWRGERLIAFSSPGQRTVLGLLALAAGRPMTRAEIIDTLWDDSRSPPTATNIIQTHVKNLRRLLEPGRPTHTRSAVLPRIGDGYAMAVPAQNLDLLLFRQLAGTAAEAQRRGDPSSAARLWQRALALWRGAPLVDVPLLARHPKVIALLEERRAAVTRYGEVMIAIGRAADVLPALEEAAGQSPLDETAQGLLIRAYHAMGRRDRAVSAFREVRRRLVEELGVEPGPELTGAYRAALRTRDQGTPAPAQPAGRPQAEPVRKSGPAQLPADVSGFIGRSAEVSMLDRLLLRPPEEGSAEPSAVPTVVLSGTAGVGKTALALRWGHRARHRFPDGQLYVNLRGYDIAQPMPPREALAGFVRALGVPGSEVPFDLDECAARYRSQLDGRRMLIVLDNAASVEQVRPLLPGSASCAVLVTSRDTLAGLVARDGADRIGLDLLSTADSVELLWRTLGERVARESEAAAALAGRCARLPLALRVAAELILTRPSAPLAVLVRELADEQGRLHLLDAGGDPRTGVRAVLSWSYRQLAPATARAFRMLGLHPGPDIDRYAAAAFLGTEPEPARQLLDTLARAHLVQPEGDQRYAFHDLLRAYAAERSAADESPAEADAALDRLFDYELFAVAAAMDMLYPAERHRRPQVGTPSVTPAPITDPQAAREWLDAERATLVATAVRAAERGRPSHAIRMTLTMLRYLESGGYFAEAERMHEHALDAARNTGDRITEAHLLTGLAVMCAQQGRYAPAIERLRRAVLLCREYGDSAGEARALGNLGHVHQRQGRYAEAAVALRDALLLCRRVGDRAGETRAAGNLGHVLLRQGGYREAAVHLRSSAILCQRIGDTTGEAYALASLGELHVRVGRLPRAASRYQRSLALFEAVGDRAGEAHALDGLGRVRLRQDDHAAALIAIEQALTLLRRVGERAGEASSTNSLGELLYRLGQPVRARSEHSTALTLASEIGDPYEQARAHAGLARAYRATGDLEGAATHCNSANALYLMLGVPEATECREELAILDRQA